Proteins from a single region of Anastrepha ludens isolate Willacy chromosome 5, idAnaLude1.1, whole genome shotgun sequence:
- the LOC128863881 gene encoding 3-ketoacyl-CoA thiolase, mitochondrial, which translates to MSAVTKGIYIVAAKRTAFGTFGGALKNISQTQLQTVAAKAALESAGLRGEQVDTVVIGNVIASSSTDGIYLPRHVGLQCGIPIETPALGINRLCGSGFQSIVNGAQDIILGSAKVALTGGVENMSQAPFIARNIRFGTALGSNYNLEDALWAGLTDTYCKLPMALTAENLAEQYKISKERVDEFSLRSQQNWAKAQKEGAFNAEIAPIKLKVKGKEVDFVVDEHPRPQTTFEGLAKLPSLFKKNGTVTAGTASGICDGAGAVIVASEEAVKEYNLKPLARLVAYSFVGVKPEIMGFGPVPAIQNVLKVSGKKLEDIDLIEINEAFAAQTLACADALGLDMSKLNVNGGAIALGHPLGASGSRITGHLAHQMQQKKLKYAIGSACIGGGQGIALLLESV; encoded by the exons ATGTCTGCAGTTACTAAAG GAATTTACATAGTTGCTGCTAAGCGTACAGCTTTCGGCACTTTCGGAGGTGCTTTGAAGAACATTAGTCAGACACAATTGCAGACGGTCGCAGCCAAAGCTGCACTAGAATCTGCCGGATTGCGCGGTGAACAAGTTGACACTGTGGTCATTGGAAATGTCATTGCG TCCTCCTCTACAGATGGCATCTACCTACCACGTCACGTTGGTCTTCAATGTGGTATACCAATTGAAACACCTGCCCTTGGCATCAACCGCCTTTGTGGCTCTGGCTTCCAGTCTATTGTGAATGGCGCACAAGATATAATCCTTGGTAGTGCCAAAGTTGCACTCACAGGTGGTGTGGAAAATATGTCCCAGGCGCCATTTATTGCGCGCAATATCCGTTTCGGCACAGCATTGGGCAGCAACTACAATTTGGAGGATGCTCTGTGGGCAGGACTTACTGATACATACTGCAAGTTACCCATGGCTTTAACGGCCGAAAATCTGGCAGAGCAATACAAAATCTCTAAAGAACGTGTCGATGAATTTTCACTCCGTTCACAACAAAATTGGGCAAAGGCACAAAAGGAGGGTGCCTTCAATGCGGAAATCGCGCCCATTAAGTTGAAGGTGAAGGGTAAGGAAGTTGATTTCGTAGTTGATGAACATCCCAGACCACAAACAACATTCGAGGGATTAGCTAAGCTGCCATCACTCTTTAAGAAAAATGGCACTGTCACTGCTGGTACAGCTTCG GGTATTTGTGATGGCGCCGGTGCTGTTATTGTTGCTTCTGAGGAAGCTGTCAAGGAGTATAATCTCAAACCATTAGCACGTCTGGTCGCCTATTCATTCGTTGGAGTGAAACCAGAAATTATGGGATTCGGCCCAGTGCCAGccattcaaaatgtgttgaaagtTAGTGGCAAAAAATTGGAGGACATTGACTTGATTGAG ATTAACGAAGCGTTTGCCGCGCAAACACTTGCCTGTGCTGACGCGCTGGGTTTGGATATGTCGAAGTTGAACGTTAATGGAGGCGCTATTGCCTTAGGCCATCCTTTGGGAGCCAGTGGCTCACGAATTACTGGCCATTTGGCGCACCAGATGCA GCAAAAGAAATTGAAGTACGCAATTGGTTCAGCGTGTATTGGTGGTGGTCAAGGCATTGCCCTATTGTTAGAGtctgtttaa
- the LOC128863713 gene encoding SWI/SNF-related matrix-associated actin-dependent regulator of chromatin subfamily A containing DEAD/H box 1 homolog — protein MATVGELKTGDLTEAGVKPPPAKTTSLASDLRQFRLNKAVPAANKTERVPGKKRIQVMADSDSDGAADSHTPKKVKLELSVKEKEDRYLAAVKIAPNYDAMDIQDALVRNDWNVSEALRYLKEHFKPKPNSYANKTSSVNNARGNVKPSQNGSSSRSKAQAQNYSDCEDSDDEVRASTDQVYDSEESDTETSNEMTGQRKKVFDFMNKATLMELQTVKMLSERKANLIMELRPFKDWKDLLKKLESNKSLSADLLNLAQELINKQNNVANILEKCNKMVKRLEAAIETGAGIVEQPKLLNKEMKLADYQMIGLNWLTVMHNQKMNGILADEMGLGKTIQVIAFLAYLKENNLSKGAHLIVVPSSTLDNWEAEISKWCPILKVEKYHGNQDERRRMRVRYAKDGFTGFDVLLTTYHIVSSTPEECKMFRVCKLHYVIFDEAHMLKNMTTQRYANLIKINAEMRILLTGTPLQNNLLELMSLLCFVMPSFFAKSIEDIKSLFAKKGKPESANKDVSQFQETQVERAKRIMKPFVLRRLKKDVLNNLPKKESFTIKVPMSETQKQYYHELVDYYSNRKGEICSGDRAGVTIMMEMRKAANHPLLMRHYFSDETLQKLSERLACAPTFKKSNPQYIFEELAIMSDLQVMQLCRKHDLYDITIPPSLICDSGKFQHLDTLLPKLKEEGHRVLIFSQFTMMLDIVEYYLKIKKHGYFRLDGSTAVDERQDMINDFNADSGVFIFLLSTKAGGVGINLTAADTCIIHDIDFNPYNDKQAEDRCHRMGQTREVTIYRLISESTIEEGMQLVAEEKLKLEKEITSNEKGEVQEQKCVVRLLTMALGLDKDEEERLNNSMNSSLSTSM, from the exons ATGGCAACAGTTGGCGAGTTAAAGACTGGGGATCTAACCGAGGCTGGAGTAAAGCCGCCGCCAGCAAAGACCACGAGTCTCGCCAGTGACTTGCGACAGTTTCGTCTAAACAAAGCAGTTCCTGCAGCCAATAAGACAG AACGAGTGCCAGGTAAAAAACGTATACAGGTAATGGCGGATAGCGATAGCGATGGTGCTGCCGACAGTCATACCCCCAAAAAAGTGAAATTGGAATTATCTGTTAAAGAAAAGGAGGACCGGTATTTGGCTGCTGTTAAAATAGCACCTAATTACGATGCAATG GATATACAAGATGCACTGGTGCGTAACGACTGGAACGTTTCCGAAGCATTGCGCTACCTAAAGGAGCATTTCAAGCCAAAACCTAATTCCTACGCTAACAAAACTTCCTCAGTGAATAATGCCCGCGGAAATGTTAAACCTTCTCAAAATGGCAGCTCTTCTCGTTCAAAAGCACAAGCACAAAACTATTCAGATTGTGAGGACTCGGACGATGAAGTACGTGCATCCACCGACCAAGTGTATGACAGTGAAGAGAGTGATACCGAAACATCAAACGAAATGACAGGACAGCGGAAGAAAGTGTTTGATTTTATGAATAAAGCAACGTTGATGGAATTACAAACGGTAAAGATGCTGTCCGAAAGAAAGGCAAACTTAATTATGGAATTGCGTCCTTTCAAAGATTGGAAAGATTTACTAAAAAAGTTGGAATCCAATAAATCACTCTCGGCAGATTTGTTAAATTTGGCACAAGAAttgattaataaacaaaacaatgtGGCTAATATATTAGAGAAAtgcaacaaaatggtaaaacgtTTGGAGGCGGCAATTGAAACTGGCGCAGGCATAGTAGAACAGCCAAAACTACTTAACAAAGA AATGAAATTAGCTGACTACCAAATGATTGGTCTCAATTGGTTGACGGTGATGCATAATCAGAAAATGAACGGCATCCTCGCAGATGAGATGGGACTAGGAAAAACTATACAAGTTATTGCATTTTTGGCGTATCTGAAGGAGAACAATTTGTCCAAAGGCGCGCATTTAATTGTTGTTCCATCCTCCACGCTGGACAATTGGGAAGCAGAAATAAGCAAGTGGTGTCCAATcttaaaagtagaaaaatatcATGGTAATCAAGATGAACGAAGGCGCATGCGTGTACGCTATGCCAAAGATGGCTTTACAGGCTTCGATGTGTTACTGACAAC ttaCCACATAGTCAGTTCAACGCCAGAGGAATGCAAAATGTTTCGCGTATGTAAGCTACACTATGTTATTTTCGATGAGGCGCACATGTTGAAAAATATGACCACCCAACGCTATGctaatttgataaaaataaacgcTGAAATGCGCATTTTACTTACTGGTACGCCGTTACAAAATAATCTACTCGAATTAATGTCACTACTTTGCTTTGTGATGCCGTCATTCTTCGCCAAAAGCATTGAGGACATAAAGAGCCTTTTCGCCAAG AAAGGCAAGCCTGAGAGTGCTAATAAAGATGTGTCGCAGTTCCAGGAAACTCAAGTGGAACGCGCCAAACGTATTATGAAGCCATTTGTCCTGAGGCGTCTCAAAAAAGACGTACTTAATAATTTGCCCAAAAAAGAGTCTTTCACT atcAAAGTTCCGATGAGTGAAACGCAAAAACAATACTATCACGAGCTGGTTGATTACTATTCAAATAGGAAGGGTGAGATTTGTAGCGGTGATCGTGCAGGTGTAACCATTATGATGGAAATGCGAAAAGCTGCCAATCATCCGCTTTTAATGCGGCACTATTTCAGTGATGAAACGTTGCAAAAACTTTCAGAGCGTTTAGCCTGTGCGCCGACTTTTAAGAAATCAAATCCACAGTATATATTCGAAGAGCTGGCGATAATGTCAGACTTGCAAGTAATGCAATTATGTAGAAAACAT GATTTATATGATATTACCATACCACCAAGTTTAATATGCGACTCTGGAAAATTCCAACATCTCGATACGCTATTGCCCAAATTAAAAGAGGAGGGTCATCGCGTTTTGATATTCAGCCAGTTTACGATGATGTTGGATATTGTGGAGTATTATTTGAAGATAAAAAAACATGGTTATTTCCGTCTGGACGGTTCAACTGCAGTTGACGAACGACAAGATATGATAAATGATTTTAATGCAGACTCaggcgtttttatatttttattgtcaaCGAAAGCTGGAGGTGTTGGCATAAATCTGACAGCGGCCGACACGTGCATCATACATGATATTGATTTTAATCCCTACAACGATAAGCAGGCTGAAGATCGTTGTCATCGTATGGGGCAAACACGTGAAGTTACAATATATCGTTTGATCTCTGAAAGCACTATCGAAGAGGGTATGCAGTTGGTAGCAGAAGAAAAGctgaaattagaaaaagaaatcACTTCAAATGAGAAAGGTGAAGTGCAAGAGCAAAAATGTGTTGTACGGCTACTCACCATGGCTCTGGGTCTAGATAAAGATGAGGAGGAACGTTTAAATAATTCTATGAACAGCTCATTGAGTACTTCCATGTAA